From a single Maniola hyperantus chromosome 3, iAphHyp1.2, whole genome shotgun sequence genomic region:
- the LOC138404719 gene encoding uncharacterized protein — translation MPLEINTLLKLIPTFDTAESQQIYRFVRSCDSAFLLADAEKEQILLVYALNNITGTCASDVHSKQYTSWEDLKSYLIEKFSNVKTISHLNLELQSMFQKPAESITDFFHRVDLCRSKIVEKLNTEIKDNTLLGRMATTEETALSVFVNGISSEIGTMLRTRGFRNLTVAGRFAIEEEKIRAMNTARQSLFKNNTNQHKPSLQRTQIVPNPRTIYNSYPSNTKTCNYCKNPGHLISECRKRAYNNNLRNNIQSDSLIRNTLPASLAQTRPSTQRALPTPSAQTRPLIQRALPAPPAYANNLNCEATNEMSSSSEIASASCSMIQTPTPSLNLENFQLKW, via the coding sequence ATGCCTCTAGAAATTAACACGTTATTAAAACTCATCCCAACATTCGACACCGCAGAATCACAACAAATCTACAGATTTGTCCGGTCTTGTGACTCTGCATTTCTTCTAGCAGACGCCGAGAAGGAACAAATCCTACTCGTCTATGCACTAAATAACATAACGGGTACATGTGCTTCCGATGTCCACTCTAAACAATATACTTCATGGGAAGACCTTAAGTCCTACCTTATTGAGAAATTCTCCAATGTCAAGACGATTTCACATCTCAATTTAGAACTACAGTCGATGTTCCAAAAACCAGCTGAAAGCATAACCGACTTCTTCCACAGAGTCGACTTATGCCGAAGCAAAATAGTTGAAAAACTAAATACCGAAATCAAAGACAATACGTTATTAGGTCGGATGGCAACAACAGAAGAGACCGCCTTAAGCGTCTTCGTTAACGGCATTAGCTCCGAAATAGGTACGATGCTAAGAACGCGAGGTTTCCGAAACCTAACTGTAGCTGGGCGTTTTGCcatagaagaagaaaaaatacgAGCTATGAACACAGCTAGGCAAtccttatttaaaaataacacgAATCAACATAAACCCAGCTTACAACGAACTCAAATCGTTCCTAATCCTCGTACAATTTATAATTCATACCCATCAAATACGAAAACCTGTAACTATTGCAAAAATCCAGGTCATCTAATATCTGAATGTCGCAAAAGAGCATATAACAATAACTTGCGCAATAATATCCAGTCGGACTCCCTCATACGAAACACGTTGCCAGCCTCTCTGGCACAAACGCGCCCGTCAACACAACGAGCCTTACCAACCCCTTCGGCACAGACACGCCCACTAATACAACGTGCCCTACCAGCTCCTCCAGCTTATGCAAATAATTTAAACTGCGAAGCGACCAACGAAATGAGCAGCTCGTCGGAAATCGCTTCAGCCTCCTGCTCAATGATCCAAACTCCGACACCGAGTTTGAACCTAGAGAATTTCCAACTCAAATGGTAA